aaagcagcaagggGAAGTTTAGTTCTTTCCTTAATCTGCTGAACTCATTCTCAGCCCAAGTTAGAGGCACTCCTGGTCACAGAATTTCCTCATGCTCTCTCATAGACTCTAGTGCAAGTGATGTTGTTCATGGTGTattcctgttaaaaaaaaaataattttttgacACTCACAAGCTGTTACAGCAGGATTCAGACTGATGAAGAGTCAGTCTTATCTCCCCCCTCAGGACTGTAGTAATAGTACTTCAGTAATTCCCAAAATATGGATCCAGGTTCTTGGCCTTCCCTTCAATTTAAGTAGAAGAGGGAAGGACAGTTTGTCCATTATTGTAAGTGGACAATGGAGCTTATCACTGCCTCATCTCAGGCTTGTTTCTTCCCCTCcttgctccccccccaaaaaaaatacctCATTCAACCAAAGTCTCAACATTAGGTAGTTCTCATTTGCTTCCATCTTACCCCCACCTCCACTTGAGCATAGGTGCATTTTGACTATGCAATTCAAAACAGTTTTTCTGGTTACAGCAGCAGTTTGGACAGCGCTGCCGTGTGTGCAACCAACCAGTCACCAGCTAGTTCTTCTGATTATGGCACTGAGCCTCCCTTCTCACTACCAACTGGCACAGATTAGAAGCAGGTAGAAAGCAGTTGCACACTGAAATCATAGTCCTTGCGGTCAGAAGGAATACAAAAGTGGCATGGTAGAAGTCCTGAGTTTGCTTGAATCATGTTTGATGCAATTCCATTAAGACATGGTTAATACCACTAGCTAGGAGCCATGTGATCTCACTTACCACAATCATTTTCCCATCTGCTAGTTTTCTCCTTATTGTGGTCTGTTTACCATCCCACTTCTGCACCTGACTTAGTGAGCCTTCTTCCAAGGTGACAATGCTCTGCAAAGAGAGTAATTGACCAGAATCCAAGAGCTAGGGGAACAGTCTGCTTGAAGTTTAACACTAGAGAAATCCTGCAAATTTTTcagctcagctgtttgtgttTATGTTAATGTAAAACACATACTAGTGAAGTTGACAGCTCCATCACGTTATCCAGCAGCAGGCACTGATAGTTAAAAATGAATGAATCCAAAACCAAGTATCACATTCCTTCAATCCTTTGTTTCAATAGGATACATCTATTTGTTTCTCCTCACGGGAATAATGGGAATGGAGGATGAATGCTGCTTTAGTACTCACTTTGGTTTTCCTGTCATCTGCTGTGGTttcctcaaactcctcccccagctTGAAGGACACCTCAGTACTTTTGAAAGTACTCTTGGTTGCAATGGTTATCACATCACCATCAATGCTAATTGTCACAGTGGGTTTGGCCAGGCTGCCCAGTTTCCTGGTAGCTAAACCCACACCTACAGAGACACAAGACACTTATATTCATTGTCAGAAAGCAACACATTCCTAGGAAGTGTCCCACCCAGAGAGGGCCAACATTTGAGACCTGTTGAGAATTCAGGTTCAATGCTTCTCCAAGTCTGAATCTTTCTAGCCTCCTGACAACCAGGCTACTTAGACCTTTTACTTATACAGCTGGCAGGATTGTAGAAATTACATATGCACACCAAATGTTAATAATTTTAGTGGTAACATAGTTCCCTAAATAGCCAACAAATCCAGTCCCACATGGAATCTAGAATGAGCTTGTGTAAGAAGGTCAGAGCATTGCATTTTCAGATTAAAGGCACATTCTGATACTACAATTCTCTCAGCAAAGCAGTAGTCACAAAATAGACATTTAACCCAATCACTAAACCCTAAAGCCATACAAGTTTTAGACTAGACTAGAGCCCTAAAGGAGTGTAAATTGTAGCTCAGCTGTTACCTGCCcattgctctctctctcacacacacacactcactctaaTGCCAGGAATATTAAGCTATTGGTAGAATTTCTCTCTCCAATACCAACACCCAGAT
The DNA window shown above is from Pelodiscus sinensis isolate JC-2024 chromosome 2, ASM4963464v1, whole genome shotgun sequence and carries:
- the LOC102449801 gene encoding myelin P2 protein-like isoform X2 — translated: MCVGLATRKLGSLAKPTVTISIDGDVITIATKSTFKSTEVSFKLGEEFEETTADDRKTKSIVTLEEGSLSQVQKWDGKQTTIRRKLADGKMIVEYTMNNITCTRVYERA
- the LOC102449801 gene encoding fatty acid-binding protein, adipocyte-like isoform X1 — translated: MCELFVGIWKLVSSEKFEDYMKELGVGLATRKLGSLAKPTVTISIDGDVITIATKSTFKSTEVSFKLGEEFEETTADDRKTKSIVTLEEGSLSQVQKWDGKQTTIRRKLADGKMIVEYTMNNITCTRVYERA